CATCTGTAATGATTTGCAATCCAcctacataaatatatatggaaactttACACTCAAGAGTTATAGCATGAAAAAATTGTCAGTACTGAAAGCCGCAAAAAATTGTGATACCATCAAAAACAATTTTGACTGCAGGATTGGCGGGTATATGCAACTATATAATTCTATAAAGGGTATGCATCCAaaacaaacttttatatttcTTGGAGCTAATTGATTCAATCTCAGATACGATAGCAAAgtaattaagaaagagaatgatGCTTACTCTTTTGAAATGGTTGAACAACCTGATTGAGACAACATGTGAAAGAAGGAATCCAAACCAATGCTTTTTGTACCAGATTCATCATCAAACATGTGTTTGTTCACATTCTCTGGACTTATCTTTCTTAACCATTCAGGCAAGTTCTTGAACTAATGACATAAACGCATTACAACTGTGTCAACGAAATCTAATGAAAGTCTGCATTCATAATACAAAGATGTGATTATGGTCTACTGACCATGTTTTGAAAGAATAAAGGCTCCCCAAGGTACTCCTTGATATACTTGCGTGGAAACTGAGACGGGTATCGAGTGGAAACCCTGTTATTGAAGCATGATGCTCCAAGAGCTTCAGGCACGGTACCTAATGCAAACGGATAACTTCACATGCTAAAGAATAACTTAAGAAGCTAATCTGTAACAATTTTAAACTGTATTTGAATTACCGTTGGGAACTGCTGTTGATTTTATGTTCAATGGAGGGACAAATGTAGAATTGCGGGGCTTCTTGAATGGAGATATATATTTTCGACTTGATAGTTTCCTCTTTGCTCTTACGACTTGATCAGTCCCAACAAGATTTGAAccctttatatttataatatccaCCAATGGCCTTTCTGAAGACTTTCGCTCTGAAGAAGCACCTAACATGTTGCCATTCTCTGAAAGGGTTCCTTTTACTCCCTCCATAGCAGGAGTCATATTTGCTGATAAAGGCAATGAGGAACATGGTAAATCATTACACTGCTTTATACTGATATCATGTTCGACAGCATCGAATTCTTTGATCAAATTACTCCGAAGACCTATATTTTGTATTCTGCTTGCAGTCTTCTTATAAGATAAAGCTGATCTTAATGGGGTCGTGAAACCATTAGACATGTTCTTCGCTTTTAGTACATCAGCACTGGAAGAAGTGCACACACTAATTTCTTTGTTCATGCTATCCTCAAAGCTACCGTTCGTACTCGCCAAAACCACGGGAGAACCTTCATGTCCTTCATTCAAAAAATTCCCCACATCAGGATCTCCTAGAAGGCTCCTTGCTCGTTTCAAGGCATCACTAGAAACCTTTACAGACCTTCCACCAGCTGTACGAAACTGGATAGGTGGTGGCCTAGAAGCAGAATGGAAAGATCCTTGAGCAACCTCCTTCATATCATTTCCATATACACCAGAACGTGATTTACAATTAGAATTCGGAATGGATCTAGCTTCTTGAAACCCTGAATAAGTTTCATCACTGGTATTCCGGAGTCTCAAAGAAGATTGACAGGTGAAGATATCATCTGAATTTGGATGTTGTCTCAGTTGTATGTGGCCTTTGGAAGCCTCAATACAATCAATATTTTCTTCCAGTCCTAACAATGCTCGAGCTTTAATAAGACCTGTAGAGCATATGTTTACAGCTTTCCCTGACCCTGTTTGGAACATGGTATTCAAGCCACTGGTTCCATTGTCTCGGTCAACTGATCCACCCACCCAATCTGTCATTAGAATATAATGTGCAACAAAGTAAAAATGCAAACAAATCAGAATTCATGTCAAAGATATAAAGtttcaaatacataaaaagaacTAAAAAGAATGTGTTCAATGTATAAAAGTTCTAATTCTAATGTTTCTAATTTGCCCATTAACTGAGTGAAAAGTGAgctaaaactttcaaaatagaaGAATATAAACAATTTTGTACTCGCTAAAATAGAATGATAGCCGAAGACTACTTCTTTGGACCAGTTTCAGATAGCTATTACAGAACAAATGAATCATATGCAAAATGTTTCATTTCTCCAGCTTCAAATGATTACAGAACTTAAAACTATGTAGCTCCAACCAGATAAGAACATCTCGAGCCATAATAAGTCAAAGGGACAAGATTCCacaaataatataactttttgatttttcttgcgTAAAGATGTCTGTAAAGATGTATACAGACACTATTGCTTTTACTCGTCACTTTCACAGCTTTGGCAGAATGTTAAGTTAAATTGAACTAAATCTATTAGTTATAAATTTATAGCACATTGCTTTAACAGGTGCAACTCTGGTTGAccttaaacaaaaaagaaaaattaaggaTAACCTGAAAAaacatcgtcatcatcatcttgaAGAATAGATAATGCCTTTTCATAGGAAGACTTTTTCGTGGCAACCGATTTTCCTGATCCAGTCTCAAATGTTACCGGAGCCTCAGCTTTATGATTGTTATCCACATGTATGTTCATACATTCTGTCCAAGAAGAGATATACTCCAACAATCAGTACACTGTTAAAACTACTCATATAAGTCAAATGACAAACTTCTACGTTATATTCAATATGTTTACACTTCAACCACTACCCCCACCTATACCAAAGTTAGGTATTCATATTGCTAGTAATTGGCTCTCAATTTACGCCGTATATAGTAAGATATATCAAAGTTTGTTCATATGTATCAAAATAACTATATAACTCCCCGTGTTATTCATGatattttatattgttatttcCACTGACAAATCTCAACAAACAAATAATAGTacttgtcacataggttcaattcaAGTCTTCTATAGAGAGCTGCTTTATAGCAATAGAGTTCGACAATTTAGTCTGAAATGTGAAAGTTCTGCCAATTAGTTTCAAGTAATGCTCTAGCATCAgatatcctggtttcaaaagAAACAATGTTTCGTCATTGAATACATAGTTACAAAGCTATACCATTTTACTAAAATCGTAAGCAAACAAGTTATACAAGAAAGATGGTAAGGTTGCAAACAAACAATACTTCGATAAATATTTTCAGTATAAGCAGAAAGAACCACCTGTATCTCTGCTGCCTGCTTCTCCTTTGTCTTGATCGCCGAGAATAAATGATGCTTTGACCAAGGAAGATTTCTTTACAACAACCGGTTTGCCCAATCCAGTTCTGAATGTTGGGGGGGTCCCACCTTGATTCTCATACAGTTTTGGGTTTTCTgttttcaataaaaatataaacactcCATCAACCATTGTTTTGATTGGAAAAAAAGGAAAgcttaataaaaatcaaaaagaatcACTTGTGTCTGCATTGCATATTCCTCCATCTTGATCGCCGAGAATAGATGATGCCTTTGGCAGGGAAGATTGCTTCACAACAACCGGTTTCCCCAATGCAGTTCTGAATGTTGAAGGGGTCTCACTTTGATTCTCATAAGGTTTCGGATACCCTGCATTCATTAAAAGTAAAGACACTCATCCCATGCAAAAGTTGGAGggctttttctaccatttataGGTAAAAAATTTGGAaccagcctctctacttaggtagaggtaaggtatgcctacatcttaacctcccccatacaccatcaagatattggggctcaaaacccacggAAGGTGGCACtcagcagtttctttctttattaaaaGTAAAGACACTCAATCAACCATTGTTTTGATTAATGATtacaaaatgaatttaaaaaaaaaaaaagtgtaacaaataaaaagaatcaCCTGCATCTGCAATGCTTGTTCCTCCATCTTGTTCACCAAGAATAATTGATGCTTTGGCTAAAGAGGCTTGTTTTAAGACAACAGGTTTCCCTGAACCAGTTCTGAACATGGGAGGGGTGGTATTTTGATTTTCATACAGTTTCGGATACCCTATATTCACTAAAAAAATCAACACTCAATCAAACTATTGTTTCATTCTTTTTTAATGAAGCCTAATGcagtaataaacaaaaaaagaaaacaaaaataaaatacatacatatatatatatatacctgcaTCTGTAATACCTGAGTCTCCATCTTGATCACCAAGAATAAATGATGCTTTGGTTAAGGAAGATTGCTTTACAGCAACTGGGCTTCTTAATTCAGTTCTAAATGTCCTAGGGGTCCCACTTTGATTCTTATTAGGTTTCAGATATCCTGTTTCAACAATAAATACTCAATCAACCATTGTTttcatgaaatatatatatatatatataatcttaatactaaacaaacaaaaaaaactgtGTTTGAACTGCCTGGTCCTCCTTGATCGCCAAGAATAGATGATGCTTTCGTTAAGGAAGAATTCTGCACAACAATTGGTTTCCCCAATCCAGTTCTAAATGTCGGAGGGGTCCCATTTTGGTTCTTAGATAATTTCGGATGTcctgttttaattaaaataaaatacacccAATCaaccattttatttattttgaaaaacatcAACAAAGCTtagtaatataaaaaaaaaaaattcacctGCATCTGTAATGCATGTGCCTCCATCTTGATCGACAAGAATAGATGATGCTTTGGCTAAAGAAGATTGCTTTACAACAACCGGTTTCCCCAATCCAGTTCTGAATCCCGGTTTTTGATTCCCATCTAGTATTGTAAATCCTGTTTTCAAAAATCCTGAATTTGAACGCTCACtctattatttattatacatatacataatataatgtTCATTCCGATccaatattttttaaagtagtAAAATTCATTACTCGGTGCATGTGATACACTTATGAAAACGTATAGTCACAATGTTGACTCTCCTCCCTTTCACTTGGCCGATGAATGTGTAGGTAAAAAAGATACATAAAAACAGCTCTGAATGACCAACCTGGAaaagcatcatcatcatcatgttgTTGGTGTTGGTCTGCAAACATAGAAAGTGCTTTCTGGATAGCAACGGGTTTTCCGGATGCGAAAGAAACTTGCTCTTCTTTCTTGAGATATTCTCCCCCTGAGATTTCAATgttaatcatattttttaacTAAAGTTCTTACTACTTACTCTGCCAATAAACAAACACAGAACCTGATGGATGTTGATCTCGACTGTCAGTTGCGGATGCGGCGGGGTCAGGAGTCTCGTATATTTTCGAATATCCTGTTtgtattttttcattttgaaacaattaattatagaaaagaaagaaaaaaaaaagggggggatGGATTTGAATTGTAGCGACAGTCTCTTGTATGAATTACAAATTAATTATGATTAATAGTGTAGAATTCTTCAATGACTGTAACTAGGGCTCAGATTGCTTGAGAgtgaatataataataataacaatgaatttaattaaatcaaagaatgggaataaaaattttaaaaaaaccttgAAACAAGAGATCGGGGATAGCCGGGAGATGatgatcattattattattattgttgttgttaataTCATCATTATTACTTGAAGGTAAAGGggtggtggtggtcgtggtgTTTGGGTGGGGTGACCACCGGATATTGTTCATTCCACCGGCGGCGGCGTACAACAGATGCCATGATGTACAGCTACTCGACATTCTCCTTCTTTGGTTGGATGGAGTCAGTCACCCAAAAGTCATTTCCTTCTTTTCAGTCCCAAATTTTTACTTTTCGGCGGGAACCCATTCGTTTCTATTTTCTATTCCCCCGCGCGAAATATTTGTAGGGTTTCAACCATAAAAATAACCCATTTAACATTTGatttgaatatgaatatgaaagttattcgttttatgtataaaaaaagtaaaatgttaaattttaaaatattaaaaataattatttttaaaaataaaaaaaattgcatggtacattttttatttaacagttattttaacaggtcttaacagatACCCAATTGACAACCTTATTTTCTACCTATACTATTTTATCTTACTATTTAGAATTAGAATATGAACTAACCCCAAAATCTTAATTAAACTAccataaaatatttttcttttctattcattaatttaaatatcttcatctaatataccgataaaataatttacaacataaatcaatttatccttaaaataattacactacctcatttaacatcaattacttttatattcacCACAATTATCGTTCCCGCCACCTGTCGCCGCCGCCACCCCGCACCACTACCACCGGCGCGGTCGCATTATGCGGGCGTATGACTCGTCTTATAAAAATAATGTctctcatgttgaaagttaaataacacaaaatgtctaaaataccttaatgattatattacactatcattccttaaacttttgaaatatctccattaatcttttacatcaattacttttacatcgaTTATCTACACCAGTCAACGCCGCCTTCACCACCATACTGTCGCCGCCACATTGCGCGCTACCATGCTAGTATTACATTATTAGAAAACACATCCCCTAAATAGTTACACATAGGGACTTCTCTAAAATATCccctcataaaaaaaaaattctcctaTTTTCATTTGTAGTTATTCAACACACGCACATTTCTTTCaatatatctttctttttttcatttgcaTCCTGTTAATGGTATCTGCTACAGCGTACGAGTACTACGCTAGTGTTTATTTTAACTTTGTTAATGACTTACATTAatgatatttaatattattattttatcaataataaAGAGtagaatattttaaatttacataTGTTATGTTGCATTAGTCATTGGTTAGATatactatattttttaaatagctTTAAAATGTTTTAACAATTATATTCTGATTATGTTctcaaactatataaatatagtatATCAATTGATTACTACTCAAGTGAACATGTTATGTTGCATTAGTCATTGGTTAGATTTCTTTCATATTTTTAGACATAGATAAAAGATTAAATACTTCATTTCCAATGTTCTATATGGGGTTTGTTAATTATTCCTTGTTTCATATTTCATAAGAGATTAGTTAGATATATGAAAAACTATCATGTGTTTTAGTAGGGTTGAGTTATTATGAACAGGGTTGCGGAACTCGACAATTAGGATCGGACCGGTGAGGAGGAAGTCATAATTATTTACATTGTTATaaataatatcttatttttggataaaagatatcttaaatattttaaatatatatttgttaatttttattgattatatattagttattgttttatatttaatatattaaaattatttgtgattaaaaaaatataaagtataaattaaagtcaaaattaaaaacaaagttcaattttgaaaaatcaaaaattacgattcatcaataaattattagagtaattgtttttttaatattttaaaatactcttaaaaaatcaaaaattaaaacatcaTACAGCTTACAGATAAGTTGATGGACCGAGCAATATACATCAAGCATGATTAGTCATATGTCGACACAATAACGATGTagttattaacgtaaaaataatttatgtagaaaaaggtaatataattaattaagattttaagataaatgctataaaattaaattcagtatgatattataaatatttcaaatacATACTGTAGACATGATTGTCAAACTCGTACAAGTCACAATTCGAATCGTATGAGATCGAGTCAAAATAAAGTGAAGACGATATGACTCAGTGGATAACACGACTTTGCTACAGACTCGTCTGAGTCGGTGCGAGTTATGTTCCGACTCGCAATTAaaaaaagttcttttttttgtaaatttaattcttttatatgtttttaaatttaattttatttttaatagtatTTTTAGCTTAATATGTAATTATTCTTTATATCTGTACCATAACACTTATACAATGTCAAaagaatatatgtaatataatatcCTGACTATTATGATTCGAGTTACGTTTTCAAGTCACGCAtcaaaaaatcaagtttttgaGTCGAGTCGAAAACCACAAGTCAACAACTATGATTATAGGTATTTCtgtaaaatctttaaaaatagtgaataaaaaagaggcATTTTGGGTTgtcaataaattaaatatagtaAATTAAAGGCTTTATAATGCAACATAGATATGGATATAAATAGATAgctatactattttataaaaaaccattttatttttgaaaatctgaaaaaatatgtaatattttcacctagtACTGCTTTGAATTTTTTCTTACACACTAtgctcttaacattaataattaaattacactaccaTTCACAGTTCGAGTGACAACTGAGTCAACCACCAACTGCTGCGACTTGAACCCTGTTGAAATTTTGTTCCACAGTCCAAAGACTTTGTGGACTGATGAGGTgctagtaagtatatatattatcttataaaaaaataactctcatgttgaaagttaaataGGAAAAAATGTCTAAAGTAttcttaatgattaaattacactaccaaTCTTTTATCTCTAAAGGATCTCCAATAACCCTTTATATTAATTAGCTTTACATCAActatattgtaacaccccaatattttaaagTAATAGAAAATTTACTCTTATCATagttttgatattaaattaaatttctagtattttgttttgagataagggATTAATTTAATTGAAATTTTAGTGGATAACAAGTATAATacccataaaattaaaaagaaaacgtGGCTGCTTATCATGAAGCCAGCCATCTCAAACTTTTGTGACTCATGTTTCCATTGTTATACCTCCATGCTTTTTCTTCATTTCAATTTCCAAGCTTTAATCTTTTCTAGTAAATTGGTGAATACTCCTTCATAAATCCACCTATCTAATTCACATAACAAGGAAACAAGTAAGGGTTTTGATTTTGGCTTGAGGTGAGTTGGAAATTCACAAGAAGAAAGGGAGGGAGAATTGGTGACTTCATacttgtttgttttattgttcTTTTAAGGTAAGAAATCCTTCCAAGTACTTAATTTAATTTAGGGTTCTTATAATATTGAAATTAAAGTTCTTTGCATTTGAAATTGGGAATTTAAATAAATTGGGATTTTTGTAAGTTTGGGAATTTCTAGAACGCTAATGAGATTGTATTGAGAAAATTGGAAGATGGAAACGGTGTTTTGATGGTGAACCCATATTGGTGAATGTATTATTTTAGAGTGTTTGGCTAAACTTTTATATTGTAAGTATTATGAGAATTTTATGTAAATTGATTGAAACGATTGGACTcgataaattttttcttttcagagtatacccactgcgccgcagtgggagcaaATGCTTCCCAGACCAGAAGAATTCCACTACGCCGCAATGGATAAAATCATctccactgcaccgcagtgggcaCCAGATCAGCAACACCACAATTTCATTTAGCACTTGATCAAACTTATAACCTTCAAATTCCAAAACCAACTTCATACGCAATAATTATGAGATTCAAACAAGTAATTATCACACTTTTAATCATAGTCATAACATCCATTTGATTCAACTTCCATAAACACCATCAAATAGGTCATTACCCAAGTTGACGCTTTTTAAGTCAAATTACAAGTTTTGCAAAACCATGGGACCATAACTTGAAATGATTTTGCTGAAATGAACCAAATATACAAATGTATCAAAGAGCCAAGATGAAGAGGGACATCTAAGTCTCTAACCAAAAAAGATACCATTCTTCCGCGAATGGTCAAAATaccttcaaaatcaattagCACTTCCAaaatcaacaacttcaatcaaCTAAAGCTAGTTCCTTCTACCagaaccacctataaaatgataaaccactaaaaaaataagcgaatgcttagtgaataaacttgcatacaaatatatatatgaaggagggcaaaaacacaaaagactatcgcatgtagccaatgatatcgtcatatcatcacttgcaAATTCACTTTTGCATTAACAAACACATACATGGATatatccatatacgctaaacaataatctcaagaggttcttaggcctaaaaggttcttaggcctttaTCTCATCTCAACTAtagggttcttaggccccggcctcaaaattaggccctaacgccgaatcgattaccacacacgaAATCCACCATCaaatggtaatcgacccaacgcacatataagagtatgcaatagtactcacctcctccgcgactaacaacaatcaagaatgccacaacaagtgcaaagctttcaacctaacaaatcaatacaacatgcataagactttattcacaaaCTTGGCTAACTCACTTAGCCATACTATCGATTCACTATCATTCCTAACCATATTCAACTCATTCTCTTTGAGTTGACTTCTTTCCAAATCTCaattaacaaaaattatttctttcataattattattcTCAACTATCTATCATTTAACTAAAATCTCATTTTTTTTACCACCATCATGTGGCCATTTCATCTCATTGCTCAAAATCACCAAATTTTCATTTGACCATAATGGTCACTAACAACTCAAATCAGCCCATTCAAGCATTTCTATAATCacatatcaaaatataattaggaTTTGGGGATTTAATAACCTAATTATCAACCAACCCAAAAAAACCCCAATTTAATAGTTGCGTGAACCCTAATTCTTGAAACTAAAATCAAAACTAGGTTAAATGAATTCTTACCTTAGGAAAAGTAACCTATTAGAAGGAAGTTGAACAACTAAAATCACAATCCTTTCTCTCTTATTTCTTGATGTAATTCGACACACACTCCACACTCATATTCAAATCTCCAATTTTCCAATTAACTCGTTGTTAGTAGTTATTGTTATTACTGTGAGAGGATTTGATTGATTAAGATAAACACACTTGAAGAGAATTGAAATCACACTTATATTCTCCCACCTTTTTCCTTCTTGAAATCGACTcacacaccaccaccacacactTTCAATTTAGAAGAATAATAGAAGATAATTGCTATTGTTATGGTCGAATGAATCTAGAGTTGAATTGAAGTGAAATatgatttgaaagaaatcaATAGAAGAAGATAGAAGAATGTAATGGAAGAATTAGTGGAATTGTGATTCACAAGAAATGAGATGGCTGGCATCTCTCCCTTGATGCCACGccttttctaaatttttatgGGTAAATTActcgctatccgctaaagttccaactaaattaaccccgaTTCAAagataaaatactaggaaattgttttaatgttaaaactacaaaaaggagttaatttatttattttaaaattattggggtgttacaatgaTCTTGAAAGCCAAACACCATACATGATGGTTAAACTTTTGAGTTTGACTAGCATAAATTGTGtatgtaagactagtagatgatgagatacctactagcatatatggcatgtgtaagactagtagatgatgagatacctactagcatataccatgtgtaagactagtagataatgagatacctactagcatatatcCTTGGCCAAGTAGAATTAGCATGATCATGATTTGTATGTTGTTGTTTTGACTATTGCAATAATGGCTTGGAGTTGCTTGTATGCACGTAAAATTTATATAGCTAGATTatgatcatatatgtatatattcgcTAAGCATAAAGCTTATGTTTTTAGTTGTTACTCTTTTTATAGGAGAGGCAAGTAGCATGGGAAAAGACTTGCTTAAGTTAGGATAAAGCTTGA
The sequence above is drawn from the Erigeron canadensis isolate Cc75 chromosome 4, C_canadensis_v1, whole genome shotgun sequence genome and encodes:
- the LOC122595253 gene encoding protein BREAST CANCER SUSCEPTIBILITY 2 homolog B-like encodes the protein MFADQHQQHDDDDAFPGFTILDGNQKPGFRTGLGKPVVVKQSSLAKASSILVDQDGGTCITDAGHPKLSKNQNGTPPTFRTGLGKPIVVQNSSLTKASSILGDQGGPGYLKPNKNQSGTPRTFRTELRSPVAVKQSSLTKASFILGDQDGDSVNIGYPKLYENQNTTPPMFRTGSGKPVVLKQASLAKASIILGEQDGGTSIADAGYPKPYENQSETPSTFRTALGKPVVVKQSSLPKASSILGDQDGGICNADTKNPKLYENQGGTPPTFRTGLGKPVVVKKSSLVKASFILGDQDKGEAGSRDTECMNIHVDNNHKAEAPVTFETGSGKSVATKKSSYEKALSILQDDDDDVFSDWVGGSVDRDNGTSGLNTMFQTGSGKAVNICSTGLIKARALLGLEENIDCIEASKGHIQLRQHPNSDDIFTCQSSLRLRNTSDETYSGFQEARSIPNSNCKSRSGVYGNDMKEVAQGSFHSASRPPPIQFRTAGGRSVKVSSDALKRARSLLGDPDVGNFLNEGHEGSPVVLASTNGSFEDSMNKEISVCTSSSADVLKAKNMSNGFTTPLRSALSYKKTASRIQNIGLRSNLIKEFDAVEHDISIKQCNDLPCSSLPLSANMTPAMEGVKGTLSENGNMLGASSERKSSERPLVDIINIKGSNLVGTDQVVRAKRKLSSRKYISPFKKPRNSTFVPPLNIKSTAVPNGTVPEALGASCFNNRVSTRYPSQFPRKYIKEYLGEPLFFQNMFKNLPEWLRKISPENVNKHMFDDESGTKSIGLDSFFHMLSQSGCSTISKEWIANHYRWIVWKLGCYERCYPTKFFGKLLTAYNVLEELKYRYEREVNNGHRSALKRILEGDAHPSSPLVLCISSIHLKCDSETDTNVFSTSNATESSTVASVELTDGWYSVNGLLDELLLKQVVAGKLFVGQKLKVCGASLCGWNAPVSPLEASRTISLCLNINGTYRAHWAERLGFCKSGCAPLALKCIKGSGGVVPSTLVGVTRIYPVLYRERLSDGGFVVRSERMENKRVQLYDQRRSSIVEGVMSEFQRGLKSFQVHDGENSDDEGAKIFQLLEEAAEPEFLMADMTYKQLNSFVKYKEKIEAIRESEMQKLIEKALDEAGLRRREVNTFMRARVVGLTSRSNNQKSCSRQGMVTIWNPSEEQQSELVEGQAYVVAGLSPVHSNSNIIYLHGGSTTKWQPLSLSTIGQFQPFFSARKSVSLLKMDEIPLSSEFDVAAFVIYVGEVHKSTHHKKQWVFVADGSINTSHSHDQSDTLLAISFCSPAVDCDSIVPINYNLVGSTVGFCNLIKCDKDHTNRIRVAEATENSTYHLSYDASVSKHLKNAAVSADRWAKASTLTIEKLKRKVLSILACKI